Sequence from the Dehalococcoidia bacterium genome:
CCAGACGTCCGGCACCTCGCCGTAGGAGCCGATGTTGATGTCGGCCAGCCGCAGGCCGCGGGCCCCGGGACGCGCACGCACGCCCCATTCGGTGTGCTCGCTGGTCATCCAGGCGAAGCGCTCGCCGGCGGTCAGCGTCAGCCGGTCGCGCGGGCCGGTCGCGGCGTCAACGGGTTGTGGCTGTTCGGCCGTCATGTGCGCTGCTCCTGAAGCGATGAGGATGCCCTGGATGGCGAAGTGCATACCCGATTCGGTGCGCTCGGTGTCGCGGCGGCGCGTCATGTGTCATGAGGGGCGCATGCCATGCGCCCCTACGGATTGACCGTTAGCCGAAGCGCCATAGGGGCGCACCAGTGTGCGCCCCACGTGCTGCTATTTCCTCTTTTTTCGTTCCTGTTTTCTATTTCCTCGCCCCTACTTCGGCGGATCCAGGTAGACGGCAAGCTCAGGCACCATGCGCTCGCGGCGGTCGCCCAGGCCGGCGACTTCGAGGCGGTGCATGTACTCGTTCACCTGCTTCTTGCGAATCGCCATGAACTTCTGGGCGCCTTCGTCGAAGTGATCCTTGCCGCCGCCCAGCAGCACCGAGATCGACTCGAACACGGGGATGAAGCTGATGTCCGTGCCCTCGGCCAGGTCGCGCTCGGACTTGTCGAGATAGGCGTGGATCTCCTCGCGCCGCCAGGGCTCCTGCTCGATCGTGTACTTCAGATGCATCACGCCGAAGGCCAGGTGGCGGCTCTCGTCCTGGGCGCAGAGGCGGAAGATGCGCTTCTCCGCCTCGTTCTGGCCGAGCAACTCGCCCATGCGGAACATCGACTGCACGAAGCCCTCGCCCTGCACGTGCATCAGTGCGCTCATCTCGGTGAAGTCGGCTGCTTCCAGGATCTTGCGCAGGCCGTAGCCCGGTCCCTGCTGCAGGAGGCCGCCGCCGTTGACCAGCGCCCGCTTGCGGAAGACGTCCTCGTGCCGCGCCTCGTCCATGATCTGCGTGGTCAGGAACATCGCCGCTTCGAAGTAGTCCGGGCTGATGCGCGGAATCCACTTGCCCGGCGTGTCGCCGGCGATGAACTCCACTTCTGTGAGGAAGGTGCAGAGCTGGCACATC
This genomic interval carries:
- a CDS encoding ferritin-like domain-containing protein, which translates into the protein MAIEVQRPVGEQQPDLSPGLDLAWLNLPDDDWGTRAEPGRKGLTLEAIASGRAGAIPESSRNHGMRLRGVRESKGTLRVAPYTTANRSDVWADNALMLYEEAVQRQWSSATDIPWTSIQPLPDDVEYAMCQLCTFLTEVEFIAGDTPGKWIPRISPDYFEAAMFLTTQIMDEARHEDVFRKRALVNGGGLLQQGPGYGLRKILEAADFTEMSALMHVQGEGFVQSMFRMGELLGQNEAEKRIFRLCAQDESRHLAFGVMHLKYTIEQEPWRREEIHAYLDKSERDLAEGTDISFIPVFESISVLLGGGKDHFDEGAQKFMAIRKKQVNEYMHRLEVAGLGDRRERMVPELAVYLDPPK